The DNA segment AGTCGAATTGGCAAAGGAGTCTAAGATGAAAAGTTTTAGCCTTGATAGTAAGAATGAGGTCTACACGGTTGAGATCGGTAACGTGGACGAGGTTATCGATATCATTCGAGAAGCCGCTTAGTGGGGCCGCTTAAATGGGAAAAACCTGTGGAGCGATGACGCGCTTAAAAAGAGTAAGTTGCTTGAATACTACCGCGAGGATGAGTTCTACTTGTTAAAAAACAAAACCGAAAGCGTTGCCGCGATGATACTGCAGTGGCAGGACACGATCTTTTGGCCCGAAGCCAAACCAGCAGAATCCGGCTACCTGCATAAACTTTGTGTCAGAAGGGACTATGCGAAAACAGGACTCTCAACAATGATGATTGAAGTGGCGCAGATGGAATGTGCCAAGAAAAACGTGATGAAGCTGAGGCTCGATACAGGGTGGCAGAACACCGCTCTGAGAAACCTTTATGAAAAAAACGGCTTTATTCTCTATGACCAGTTTGTCTTAGACGGTCGGCATGAGTTTGCCAGATACGAGAAGCGGCTAGAGGAAAACGTGATGATAAAAAAGTGCACGATAAACGAGCTGGATGAAGCGGTTGAGTTCGCGTTTTCGAAAAATCAATGGGTAGAGGAAAGGTGCAGGCCCTTTTTAGTAAATGAGCCTGTAGAGAACATCTATGCTGATTTTAAAAAATATGTAGAGACAGAATTTTACGATGTCTTGCTGCAATATGACAAAGATAAGCTAGTGGGAGTAACGGCCATTTTCTGGTTGGTGGAAGACAACTACGTTTCGATCAATCGGGGGATCTTTGCCGCCAAGGACTATTCAGTGGTCGCCAAGCGCTATCTAGACTACATACAATCAAATTTCAAAGGTTATAAGTATTACATAAATACGGCTAAGGAGCATCAGAAGTCGATCGACTTTTACCATGCTCAGGGCTTTGAACTATTAGAGGATGCGGTTCTTTATAAGCTGGACGATTTTAGTGGCGTAAGTCTTATCAGCGGTATGGAAGAGCTGAATACCAGTAATCAGGATGAGATATACACCTACCTGGAGCCTGGAATAACAGAAGACACCTACTGGAACATAGAACGTTTAAAGCAGCAACCAGAAATGTTTATCATCATCGGCTTCTTTTTTGATGGGCTTAAAGGTGTCATCCAGGCACGAAAGTATAAAAACATTTCAGTTGAAATCGTCGGACTCGAAGCTGAAGAGACCCAAGTAAAAAAGGATCTCATGAACGCGCTGGCAAAGACATGCAAAGACAGAGGGTTCAAGTTGATCCAATTGTATACAGAACGACAAGAAGAAGTACAACTTGGCAAAGAACTAGGCTACACCTACTTCGATTCCAACGTCTGCTTCTTAAAAAAACTATAGCCCAATCAATCCATCGTACGGGTTGGCTTTATGTCTACCCTCTCCTTATCTCGCAAGTAAAAGATTTGATAATAAGTGATGCAAAACATCACACCATATGGCTTTAAGCGGTTGGAATCGTGGATTTTAAACCTGATAACCACACCTTGTTGGATTTCATACAATTTATTAGTCAAAAGGGACATCTTGATGAATATTGCAATTGATAGGTATAAGTAGAGGAGAAGAGTATGAAAACTATTGAATCAGAAAGACTTATTTTAAGAGAATGGAGTTTGTCGGATGTGGACGATATGTATGAATATGCTGCTAACAGCCTAGTCGGTCCGAATGCAGGCTGGAAACCCCATAAGGATAAAGAGGTAAGTAAAACAATTATTGAAATGTTTATTCAAAGTAAAGAAGTTTACGCCATTGTGTTAAAAACTACAGGAAAAGTAATCGGTGGAATCGGACTACATAAGCGTACTCCAGATTTGATTCTTGTTGATCTAAATCAAAGAGAAATCGGTTATGTATTGAATCCTGCTTACTGGGGTAGAGGATTAATTCCTGAAGCCGTGAACACCTTAATCGAGTTTGGTTTTAAGGAGCTGAAGTTGGATTTGATCTGGTGCGGACATTACAAAGAAAACTTGAAATCAAAAAGAGTTAACGAGAAATGTGGATTCAACTATCAGTTTAAGCGAGTTGAAGAGATAAAGCTATTAGGTGAAGAACGGGAAGTACATTATTATAACATCATGAGATCGAATTACAGCAGGTGTTAAATAATGGAAAACGTGTCGCTCTCGGTATCGACTTCCCTCTGACACACGTTTGGGATTTAATGTAATTTAAATCGGTGGGAATTTACCTCGTGGTATCGACTGTCTTTTGATTATGAGAGTAAATCGACGAGTTTTCAAATGAACTAACAGCTATTTCAGTCTTTTCAAATGATGTCTTGCAATGTATTATTGTTGTGTGTACCTTTCTTGTCTGGCAGTGCTTTTTGGACATTTACGATTATGCTAGACAAAGTGTGCATTATTCATTCGAGTGGCGGTGTTCGACAAATGGTGAAAAGGTGGTTTGAAGATGAATGTAGTTGAAAAATATCGTAGTTATTGAGAATTAAATAAACAAAGTCATCGTAAAATAATTGAGGAATTTCTCGATAAAGAGGTTATTTTGAGAGCAGCAGAATTGCTTGAGGTTTTGGAGAATGATACCATCGTTTTTAACAATAATACTGATATTGATTACCTTATGGATTTTGCTATCTACGAGAAATGGAATGATGGCAAGAGTCAATTATTAAAGTTTATCGAAAAATATGATAATGAATTACATGAAGAAGAAAGAATAGTTATCGCAGCTATGAAAGACGCTGAAACTTCACTTTTTGAGGTTGTTGACTTTGATAGAGAGCAGAAAACTGTTTGCGTGAAAGATCTTTTTAATGATGAGAAGAGGATTGAGTTCATAGATATTGGATTAAGTAGTTCGATAGATATAGGAACGCTATTATTTACTCGTTTGATAAAATTTGATTCATTTAATATGACATCAGGAACATGCTTTACATTTTTAGGTGATCATAAGCATTTCATAATTAGGAAGAGCAAGAAATTGATGAAGAAAATGAACAGTGGAGATTTATCTGCAGATAGATTTATAACTTTCTTTAAGCTGAATGAAACTGATGGTATCCCTATTTTGTTTAAAGAAGTGAATTAGATTGATTCTATATTTCGTAATTAGATAGCAGTCACCCGTATACTCTGCACTTTAATTGTGAGTTGGGGTGACTTTTTATTCGTGTTGAGAACGCAATGAAGTGTTCGCCAAAGAAAGAAAATCAAACAATGTGGACCTGTGTTAAGGATGGCTCTCGGTATCAACTTCCCTCTGACAAGCATTTGGTGATAAATGTAAAGAGAGTTTTCCTTAACAATTGACGGTTCAGTCTTTTCGTTTCATGATAACATACCATAAGATGTCTAGGTTCATGGTCTTATCATTATTGTTACTTGTCATCTGCTCAAAGCTGATGATTTTGAAATGATCTTCGAGTATGCTCGTCAGTTTCTCTTTTGAGTAACCTAAGCCACCGCTCATGCTATTGTTTCGATAGACGTCATAATCGGATAGGTTCGCTCCAACCATAAGGTTAAAGCAGTTCAGCGCAAATAGGCCATCTGCAGGCAGTAAGGATGCTATCTTTGCTAGGTATTCGGGTCTTCGATGGGGCTTGATATGGTGCAAGCAGCCGCTGTCGTAAATAAAGTCGTAGTGAGTCACAGGCGGCTTAAAGTCAAAAAAAGAAACAGTTTCAAATTCTGCCTTTGTCGGGTCATTCTTATCGTTCTTTTCGCTTGCCCACTGAATGGATTCTTTTGAAATATCGATTCCTGTTACCTTGATTTTATGACTTTTAAGGTAGAGGGAGTTTCTTCCGTTGCCGCAACCGATATCTAGGGCGCTTTTCGGCTTTTCATCCAAGGAGTCGATAAGCTTCACCAGGTTGTCGTCTGGACAATCCTTAAAAAATGGAACCTTCCTGTTTCGATTTTTATAAAAATCATCCCACCACTGTTGTTCCCTTTCCTCTAAGAGTTCATCCAACATCGTTAAAACATCATGATTTTCACGTATGATTTTTTCGCTTTCCATGCCCAAATACCATCCTTCTTTTTTTTTTTGCCACCCCTATATTATACAAAATTATACTGTGCTTGTGCTACTTAGAAGGTGGTAAAATATGCATTCTTTGCTGATTTTGTAATCGGTTGAAGTACTTCTATTACATTTATCTTAAATAGCACAATGAGGTGCTTTTTTTTAGTAGAATAGTAGGAGTAAGGGCTTGATGTGTATTGTTATTTGGTAGAGAATTTGATGAGGAGAAACATGGATAAGAAAAGCATACAGGTTCAGTCCTACAAACATGACGGTAAATTGCACTATGAATGGGGATCGAATATATATAAAGAAGATCATGAGAAAGTAATCTTGATAGGTCTGCCAGGCAGAGTGCTCAATCATCATACTAAGGGACGCGATTTCATCTTAAACAGCGTTTGCGTCGAGGTCTTTTACTTTAAGGAGTATTTTAACTGTTTTTTCAACCTGAATGAGGAAGGCGGACTCGAGTACTACGTCAACATAGGACTGCCTATAGAATATGAAAATAAAATCATAACCTATATCGACTTGGATGTCGACTTGGAAAAAAGTGCTGACGGCAGCTGGAAAGTAGTTGATGAGGATGAATTTCTTGTGAATCAGAGGCTATATGGTTATAGCGATGAGTTGGTCAAAAAGGTTGAATCGACTAGAGATGAATTGCTCAGAAGGATTGAATGTTCTGAGTACCCTTTTGACGGTACCTATGAAAAGATGTTGATCAATTATTGTGAAAAGGAATTAGACAATAGCATGTGTCAGATGGTATCGACTTCCCAGCGACACGCGTTTGGTATTAAATGGAATTTATTTTAACGGAGGAGCATATGCTTAATTTAGGTTCAACTTATCTTATTGTGAAGGACATGGAACAATCAATCGCGTTTTATGAAGCCTTGCTGCAAATGAAGGCGTCTGTGCTGAGATACGACCGATGGACAGAGTTTAATTTCAGTGGACACTGCATAGCCTTACTCAATCCCAAATACGATGAAGAGCTGATCGATTCCAAAAGTGATGTACAAGTGCATTATAACCGTGCATACATCGAACATTTAAGAAGAAAAACGGTATACGGAAACAATATTGTCCTGAACTTTTACATCGACGATCTGAACGAGGAATATAAGAGAATCAAAGAACTGAATATTGGCAAGCTATCGGATATCATGTACATCAACATCTCATCGCCTTATTATCATTTTATCGTCGATGACCCTGATGGAAACACCATCGAGATCACTGGGAGCTATACTGAGCAATAGGTAGTTAATAATATTTTTGTGAGTTAAGTTCTATGCTACGATACCTATTCTTTAAGCCTTGTATCAACTTTGTAATAAGTTTGTTCTATGATTGGGTTAGGAGGTAGTTATGATACTAAAAACCAAGCAGTTGAAAAAGCATTATTCTCAATCGGAACATGTTGTCAGAGCACTTGATGGTGTTGATATTTCTATTAAAAAAGGTGAGTTTGTAGCAGTTGTCGGTAAGTCGGGCAGTGGTAAGAGTACACTCCTACATATGTTAGGCGGACTTGATAAGCAGACGGAGGGTGAGGTCATTATCGACAACACCTCGATCAAGGATATGAAACCGGATGAACTGACGGTTTACAGAAGACGCAATATCGGTTTTGTGTTTCAGAGCTACAATCTGATTCCGACGCTTAATGTTTATGAAAACGTGACACTCCCGCTTGCACTTGACGGTGTGAAGGTGGATGAGGCTCATATTGAAACTATTTTTGAGATGCTTGGCATTTCGGACAAGATCTACAGCTTGCCATCCCATTTGTCGGGTGGTCAACAGCAGCGTGTCGCGATTGCCAGGGCTCTGGCGACTAAGCCTTTGATTCTTTTAGCAGATGAGCCGACAGGCAACCTTGACAGCCACACAAGTCAGGAAGTGATGGGACTCCTTAAGCTGTCGAGTGAGAAGTTCAATCAAACGGTGGTCCTTATCACCCACAACTTAGAAATCGCTCAGATGGCGGACCGCGTTGTCCACATCGAAGATGGGAAGGTTGTCTGATGATTAAAAACAATAATTCCTCAATCATCAACAAGATGATCATCAATAGCCTGATCAACCATAAGGCGAGGTCTGTGATGACCATGCTTTCGGTCATCCTGACCTGTGTGCTGTTGACCAGTGCGTTCACAATTACTGCGAGTTTGATCGATTCAAGTGAAAAATCAATGGCGCTTCAAGTAGGATCAAGCGCTCATGGTGGATTCAAGCGGTTAACGGAGCAGCAGGTAGATTTGCTTAAGGACCATCACCTTGTTAAAGCCTATGGTGTTTCGACCATCTTGGGTATAGTGGAGGATGAGCGCTTAATCAAGCGGTCGATTGAAGTCAGAACGATGGATGAAAACTATAGGAGACAAGCCTTTGTTAGTGTGGATGGGGATCTGCCTGTAGCAAAGGATGAAATCATTCTTGATACGATCACTTTGGATTTATTGGATTTGCCTCATGAACCTGGTCAAAACGTCACACTCCAATTGCAGATTGGCGATGAAGTCAATTCGTATGATTTGAAGCTTATCGGGGTATATGAAGGGAACATCTATAGCCACACCAGCTTTTTGATCATGTCCGAGGCATTTAAGGCAAGTGTCGTCACGGATGGAATCGGACCAAACATGCTGGGTGCCAATGATTTAGGTATTGAGTTCGCAAATAAGTTCAATACATCAAATAAGTTTGAGAAGATGATCAGCGACAAGGGGATGAACCCTGATGAAATAAAGTATGGTACGAACTGGGCATATGTTGGCGATATCAGTCATATTCAAATAAAGGATTTAATCTCCTATGGCTTATTGATAGGCATGTTGATGATGAGCGGCTATCTTATTATCTATAACATTTACCTGATTGCCGTACAAAAGGATATCAATTACTACGGCTTGCTGAAAACAGTAGGTACCACTCAGAAGCAAATTAAAAAAATAGTATTTGGACAAGCGATGTATCTGTTGATACTCAGCCTACCTGTAGGTCTTGCCATCGGCTACTTTTTTGGTGTGAAATTCACACCTCTTGTCCTTGAAACTTTGAATCTTCAGACCATAAAAATCTCCTTCAATGGCTTGATTTTTCTTGTGTCGGGCGTTTTAACCACACTTACGGTACTGCTCAGCTGTGCCATTCCCGCTAAAGTCGCATCGGGAGTTTCGCCGATTGAGGCTGTCAAATCAGTCGAGGTAAACTATAAGTATGTGAAGCAAAGCAAACGGAGAAAACAAGGCAATAGAATCCATCAGATGGCATGGCAGAATCTTTTTAGGGTCAAAAGAAAAGCGATTATGGTGGTCATGTCTTTAAGCTTAAGTCTTCTAGTGCTGAATGGCGCACTCATGCTAGTGGCCAGTGTGGACCCCAAGGAGCATTTAGACCGCATTATCGGTTCGGATTACCTTATTGGTAATGCCCAGTATTTTACTTACAATAATGATGGAAGAACACTTTCTGATTCGTTACTAGATGATATTGATGAACTGGGAGTCGTAACGCATGCCTTTTCAGTAGAGGAGCATATCGTCAGACTTGCGGACCAAACACTTGATATAGAAGTCTACCATGCGGATACGTTTGTTCTAGAAAAATTGACTGATTATGTGATAAAAGGAGAAATCGGAACCTCGCTTGAACCTGATCAGATTGTAATAGACAGCTTGTTTTTTGATGATGAAGGTAGGAAAGAGGTGCCGGTTAAGTTGGGTGATAGCCTTCAAATAGAAGGAAAAGAATACGAAATCGTTGCAGTGGTAGACGAACTGCCCTTATACCTGTACGATCAAAGTTATACCTCGGGCACGCTACAAGGGTTTATCCATTCGGACGATACTGTACCTGCGATGACTGTCATGGTAGAAGGGGATATGGAATCTTCCAAAGAGGCACTTTTAAAAATGTACCCGTATATCGTGATAAAATCAAGGTTTGACTACATTGAAGAAATCAAGGGATTCCTTACGATGATAAGAATGGTCGGCTACAGCTTAAGCGGCATTTTGGCACTGATTGGAATCATGAATTTCATCAATATGACAAGTACGGGCATACTGGTTAGAAAACGCGAGTTCGCTGTGATGCAGTCCGTAGGCATGACCAGCAGTCAGCTAAAAGGTATGCTGTACTTTGAAGGGCTTTATGTGCTGCTACTTGCTGTGGGTGTGACAACCGTCCTATCGATACCGCTAGGCATGATGGTGGTCGGCAAGGTCATGTTCAGGCAGGGGCTGCCTCTTGTCGGTTTATGCGTCATCTATTATGTGATTGTCGCATCTGTACCTAGATTCAGCTTTAAAGTGTTTAACAGTGACAGTCTCATGCAAAGACTTAACGTTGTAGAATAGGAGTTCTTATGGCTAAAATCTTAATTGTTGAAGATGATTTGGATATAAACGACGGCCTGACCTATGCCCTTTCGAAAGAAGGGCATTTTGTCGTTCAGAGTTTTGGAAAAGAGGTCATCAACGACTTCAACTACGATCTTGCGATACTCGATGTCAATCTGCCTGGAACAGACGGATTCACACTTTCAAAATGTTTCAAGTGCCCGATTCTGTTCTTAACGGCAAAGAACTTGGAAGAGGACATGTTAAATGGATTTAGTCTAGGATGTGAGGATTATATCACCAAACCCTTCTCACTGCCTGTATTAAAGGAGAGGGTGAATGTGATCATAAGGAGAAACACCCGGACGAGCACTTATGCGATTAAAGGACTAAGCTATGATAAGGATAGGTGTCAACTTGAAATTGACAGTGCACCTGTAAAACTTACAAAGCGGGAGCACCAGATCTTAAGCTATCTGATTGCGGCGCGTGGCAAGGTTGTAACCAAAGGCATGCTGCTGGAAGGCATATGGGATGTGGACGGAGAGTTTGTCAATGAGGGGACGGTGAGTGTGACGGTCAACCGACTTCGTAAGAAGATGGACCCTGACGGTAGATGGATTCAAACGATCTTTGGCATCGGATATAAATGGAGCGAATCAAATGAAAATTATTGACGTTTGCATCGCCTTAACGGTTTTTATTGTTCTCGTGATTTTGTTTTTACTCGCAACGCCGCTGAAGTACCCTTTAAGTGTCCTTATTGTGGCGCTTTTGCTACTACAGGGCTATAAGACACATTGGATCAAGGGAGCGCTTCAGAGCGAGATGGTATCCTTGAGTGATCAAGTGCAAAGCCTGATCGATGGCAAGGAAATCGAATCGGGTGCGGTGGCATCAGATGACCTAGTGTCGAAGCTGCAACATCAAATGCTGAAGTTCAGTGACCAAATAAGGGTCATGCAGCGTAAGGAAACGGACGAAAGAACACGTCTACAGGCGCTTATCGGAGACATATCCCACCAGCTTAAAACGCCACTGACCAATATGAAGATGTATCAGAGTCTTTTTTTAGAAACGAATGAAGATGCGTTTTTAGAAAAAATCATCAGGCAGACTGAAAAACTGGAGTGGCTTGTCGAATCCCTGATGAAGCTTTCTAGAATCGAGTCGGGATGTATCGATGTGACTGTGAAAAATGAGAACATCAACCTGACTCTCTTAGACGTGATTAGTCAGGTTCACCTAAAAGCGAGTAACAAGGACATCATGATTGATTATAAGCCTGAGGATATCCTGATAAGACATGATAAGAAATGGAGTACGGAAGCGATTTTTAATGTGGTGGACAATGCTGTGAAATACAGTCAACGCCAGACTAAAATTTGCTTGAAAGTGACGGAAAACGAAATGTTTCACACCGTACTTGTAAAAGACGAAGGCATAGGTGTCTCATCAGAAGAGGTCAACCATGTATTCAAGCGATTCTACCGGTCAGATACTGCAGATGATCAGGAGGGAATCGGACTTGGACTGTATCTTGCGCAAGAAATCATGCGAAAGCAGGGGGGATACATCTATTGCAAGCCTTGCAGGATAGGCAGTGAGTTTCATTTGAACTTTAGGAAGTAATGACTTTGCTTTCATGAAGGCGTAATGTAAAATTAGTCTTGTAGACTAAAGGACAAGGGGGATATTATGAATAAGAAATTTTTAGAAACACTGATCAAATGCCCGTCGCCATCTGGGGACGAGGTGGCTATACAGAAGCTTTGGATGAATGAACTTAAACCTTATGCCCATAAAATGGAGACAGACTTCTCAGGAAACGCGATCGCTATTTTGAATCCGGAGGCGGCCTTCAAGGTCTTATTGGCAGGGCACTGTGATGAGATTGCGTTTATGGTTCAATACATCGACGATAAGGGCTTTGTCTATGTCAACCGTGCAGGTGGCATCAACCCGAAACTTGCCCTAGGCAGCCGTGTTAGGATCTATGGAAAAGAAGTCGTTAAGGGTGTGGTTTCTGTCAATGCTGAGCATAAAGGAGGCGAAAAGGGAGAGATCAAAGTCGAGGATCTGACGATCGATTGTGGAGCGTCTTCAAAAGACGCTATCAAAGAACTTGTAAGTGTAGGCGACTATGTCATTTACGATATGGATTATGACTATCTGCTGAATAATACGATGTCTGCCCGTGCCCTAGACAACCGGTCTGGTGCCTTTATCGTTGGCGAAGTGATCAAAGCGCTTTCGAAAGAAGATTTGAACGTGGGAGTGTACGGTGTAAGTACCGTCAATGAAGAAACCACAGCAGGTGGTGCACATTTTGCTACTGCACAGATTCAACCCGATATGGCGATTGCTTGTGATGTGACCTTTGCAACAGATGGACCAGGTGCCAACCTTAAAAAGGATGGCGATGTCAAACTTGGCGGCGGTCCTGTTATTTCATATGGGTCACAAATCAATTTTAAGATCAACGACATGATCAAGGCGACTGCGAAAAAATATGAACACAAACTGCAATTTGAATTGACGCCAAATCGCACAGGAACCGATGCGGACAGAATGCGTTTTACCGGCAAGGGTGTACCTGTTGCCCTTATCTCTCTACCCCTGCGCTATATGCACTCCCCTAGCGAAGTGGTCAGCTTAGACGATATTCAAGAAGAGATCAATTTACTTGTAAACATGATCAAAGACATGACTGGTAAAGAAAATCTGAAGCCGCTTGAGTAATCGACCATTCTCTATTGTGGTTGTTTTATCTTTTTAAATTGAGGGTTGACAGATGATAAGATAGCCTTTAGAATGTATCTAAGTTAGTTGATAGTAATTTTCGTTAGACAATTGAATAGATCACTTATCAAGAGTGGTGGAGGGACAGGCCCGATGAAACCCAGCAACCTAATTTCGATTAAGGTGCTAAATCCTGCGGAGAATCCGAGAGATGAGATTATTTTATAAGCTACTCTTTGGAGTAGCTTTTTTAATATCAAAATGGTTGATCATTAAAAATAAACGCTCATAAGCGTTCTTTTTATACTGGTCTAGTGTTAATATATCACATATATGTCAATAGGAGGCATCATGATTACCGTAAACAGGGTTTCAAAAGAGTATAGAACGATCCATCAGAAGGTGCAGGCTGTAAAGGATGTCACACTGACGATTGAAAAGGGTGAAATATTCGGCATTATCGGACTAAGTGGAGCAGGCAAGTCGACGCTTATAAGATTGATCAACGGTCTTGAAGGTTCGGATTCGGGATCGATTGGTGTAGATGATGTCATCATCAATGAATTAACAGAATCGCAGCTGAATGGCAAGCGTAAAGAGATCGGGATGATCTTTCAGCACTTTAACCTTTTGTCTTCAAGAGATGTTCTGGAGAATGTGATGTTTCCCCTTGAAATCGACGGAATGAAAAGGGATGCTGCAAAGCGAAAAGCAATTGAACTATTAGAAAGAGTCGGACTTGGCGATAAGGTTCAGGCTCGCATCAGTCAGTTAAGTGGTGGGCAAAAGCAAAGGGTGGCGATTGCCCGGGCACTTGTCAATCAACCCAAAGTTCTGCTTTGCGATGAGGCGACCAGCGCGCTCGACCCTAAAACAACACTTGAGATCTTAGCGCTGCTTAAAGAGCTGAGAGATCAGTTTGGACTGACAATCATGCTGATCACACATCAGATGGAAGTGATTGAATCGATATGTGATAAGGTCGCATTTATGGAAAACGGATCTATCAACCATATTGAGTCCTTAAATAAGGGCACTAAAGAAAATGAGCGCTTGAAGATCATTACAGATGATTTCTTCAAAATCAAGGCGAGTTAGGAGTTAGTTATGTTTTTAGATTTAA comes from the Fusibacter sp. A1 genome and includes:
- a CDS encoding methionine ABC transporter ATP-binding protein, whose product is MITVNRVSKEYRTIHQKVQAVKDVTLTIEKGEIFGIIGLSGAGKSTLIRLINGLEGSDSGSIGVDDVIINELTESQLNGKRKEIGMIFQHFNLLSSRDVLENVMFPLEIDGMKRDAAKRKAIELLERVGLGDKVQARISQLSGGQKQRVAIARALVNQPKVLLCDEATSALDPKTTLEILALLKELRDQFGLTIMLITHQMEVIESICDKVAFMENGSINHIESLNKGTKENERLKIITDDFFKIKAS